Below is a window of Vibrio fortis DNA.
AGCGGTATTTAACGTTCGCAACATCGTAAACAACAACATCGAATTGGGATTAAGTTCTGCCCCTATCTTTTTGCTTGCGACCCTTATCTACTTCATTCCATTCGTGTTCATCATTGCTGAATTTGTTTCAGCGAATAAGAACTCAGAATCGGGCATGTACGACTGGCTGAAAAAGCCACTTGGAACGAAAGCGGCTTACCTAGGCTCATTCCTATACTGGTTCGTTAACCTGTTCTGGTTTGTATCTCTGCTACCAAACGTGATTGCTTACGCGTCTTACGCGATGCTAGGTTACGAATACGCCTTCTCTCCGCTAGTCACTTCAGTGATCTCGATTGTTCTGTTTGCTGCAGCGACACACATCTCGACTAAAGGTGCGAGCTGGCTAGGTAAAATCTCTGAAATCGTGGCTTACGGTGTATTCGCACTGTTCGGAATCTACGTGATCGGTGCTCTAATGGCGCTAGGTGGTGACCACGTACCAGCTGAACCAATCACGCTTCAAGCTATGTCTCCAACCATTAACTGGGCGACGCTAGGCATCATGTGTTGGATCTTCCAAGCAGCAGGTGGCGCTGAAACAGCGGCGGCTTACCTAAACGATGTGAAAGGTGGACATAAGTCTTTCATTAAAGTAATCATCGGTGCAGGTATTGCTATCGGTTCAATGTACGCAATTGGCTCACTGCTAGTAAACGTGTTCGTTGCTCGTGAAGACCTAACGTATGCAGGCGGCATGGTTGAAATCTTCACTGGTATGGCTCAGTTCTTCAATATCTCTGAATCTCTAGTTGGTCGCTTTGTTGGTATCGTTCTGTTCGTCGCGATGTTTGGTTCAATGATGATGTGGACAGCAGCACCAGTAAAAATCCACTTCTCTGAGATTCCTAAAGGTGTTTACGGTGAGAAAACAACAGAGCTAAACGAACATGGTGTTCCAGTTCGTGCAGCATGGTGGCAGTTTGCGTTCGTGTTCGTAATGCTTGTGGTTAACGGCTTCGGCTCTGAATCCGTACAAGACATGATGAACACGGCCATCAACCTAACAGCCGGTACCGCAATGCTACCGCCGATCTTCATCATGGTGGCTTACTTTGTGTTCCGTTTGAAGCACGACGATACACCACGTGATTTCCGTATGGGTACTCGTACTCAAGGTATGGCTGTGGTTTCAGTGTTGATTACTATCTTCGTTGTGAGCATGACAGCGTCAGCCTTCCCAACCGGTGTTGACCTCGTTCAAGCCTTCTTCATCAACGTATTTATGACAGCGGTATTCTCTGGCATTGCATGGTGGTGGATCTCTCGCTTTGAAAAGAAGCAAGCAGGCAAAGAAGCAAAGCTAGAAACAGCTAAGCAGTCGTAATCACCACAAAACACACCAGTTTATAAAAAGCGCCGTCATGGCGCTTTTTTTCATTTAAATCAGATAATTAAACACAGAACCCAAGAATAAAAACGCCATTCCGTCAAGTATCTACCTCTCATAAACAGCCACAAAAACCACAAGTAAAACATTAACTAAATATATTTACCTTGGCTCACATATTTGACTAAATTCAGTTAACTTATTGGCGTCTAAACTTTAATCTTCTTGTTGAAGAGATGACCGTTTCCACACAACAAAAAACGACACAAAGCCCTACAAGCCTTTAATAGTGTCAAGTGTGAAATACCCTTCTCTTCTATCTTCTTCTTTGTTAACAACCGTGTTCACTAAGTAATAAATTTACTTAAATTAACGCAACCACATCGAAGACCGATCGTAAAAATAACAACAATAGTCGCTCTCCCCTCACTTAAGAAAGGGAGTTAGCAAACCAACACAATAATAAAAACACGGTCTAGGTTTTCCTCCCTAGAACCAAGTACTAACGATCATCAACGTGATTCACCGGAGAACATCATGTCCGATAATAAACGCAGTACGATAGGCAAGTTTGCCCTACTGTCTATGACCTTCGCGGCGGTATATAGCTTCAATAACATCATTAATAACAACATCGAAATTGGCCTCTCTTCGGCTCCGATGTTCTTTTTAGCAACCATCTTTTATTTCGTTCCTTTCTGTTTGATCGTCGCCGAGTTCGTATCCCTGAATAAAGATTCAGAAGCAGGTGTTTACTCTTGGGTTAAAAGCTCTCTAGGCGGTCGCTGGGCGTTTATTTCGGCTTACACTTACTGGTTTGTTAACCTATTCTTCTTTACGTCTCTGCTGCCTAGAATCATCGCCTACGCGTCTTACGCGTTCCTAGGTTTCGAGTACATATTCACGCCAATGACCACCGCGATATTGAGCACCATTTTGTTTGCGGTCGCGACGCACATCTCTAACAACGGTGCGAAACTACTAGGCCCAATAACATCATTAACTTCATCACTGATGCTGCTGTTGACCATGTCTTACATTTTGCTGTCAGGCGGTGCGTTAATCGGCGGTATCGAACCAGCTGACCCAATCACCATTGAAGCCATGACACCAAGCTTCAACTGGGCATTCCTAGGCGTCATCACTTGGATCTTCATGGCCGCTGGCGGCGCCGAATCAGTCGCAGTTTACGTAAACGACATCAAGGGTGGTCACAAGTCTTTCGTTAAAGTAATCATCATTGCGGGTATCTTTATTGGTGCGCTGTACTCAGTCGGCTCTATCCTAGCTAACGTATTCGTATCTCGTGAAGAGCTTAAGTTCACTGGTGGTTCAGTACAGGTCTTTGAAGGCTTAGCACTCTACTTCGGCTTACCTGAAATTCTTATGAATCGCTTTGTGGGCATCGTTTCTTTCACTGCAATGTTGGGCTCTCTACTGATGTGGACAGCAACACCGGTTAAGATTTTCTTCTCTGAGATTCCTAAAGGTATCTTTGGTGAGAAGACAGTTGCTCTCAACAAACAAGGCGTACCAGAGCGTGCTGCTTGGGTTCAGTTCTTCATCGTGATTCCGTTGATGTTCATCCCAACGTTGGCATCAGACACAGTACAAGACCTAATGAGCACCATCATCAACATGACAGCCGCCGCTTCTATGCTACCGCCACTGTTCATCATGATCGCGTACCTACACCTACGCCTGAAACTCGATCACCTACCACGTGATTTCCGCATGGGTTCTCGCCCTGTTGGTATCGCTGCGGTGTCGATTCTTATCAGTATCTTTACTGTAGGTTTCTTCGCGTCTACCTTCCCAACCGGTGCCGATATCATGACCATCATCTTCTACAACGTTGGCGGTATCGTGATTTTCTTAGGCTACGCATGGTGGAAATACGGTCAATACGAAAAAAGCTTGTCTGTTGAAGAGAAAAAGCTTGAAGCAAGACCTGAACCTGCCAATGCATAAATCCTGCATATCTGGATAACAGATAGTCAATAAAACTTAGGTTTTTCACCAAAGACACCCACTGACTCATGGGTGTCTTTTTGTTTTTTCTATTTTATTTCTCACTTTGCCATTCATTTAATGAATGTTAACCACCACAAAAATCTAGTGACAAATTCAACTAAAACGCAAAATAAAACAACGGTAAATATTT
It encodes the following:
- a CDS encoding amino acid permease encodes the protein MSESVRGKLGKFALLSMTFAAVFNVRNIVNNNIELGLSSAPIFLLATLIYFIPFVFIIAEFVSANKNSESGMYDWLKKPLGTKAAYLGSFLYWFVNLFWFVSLLPNVIAYASYAMLGYEYAFSPLVTSVISIVLFAAATHISTKGASWLGKISEIVAYGVFALFGIYVIGALMALGGDHVPAEPITLQAMSPTINWATLGIMCWIFQAAGGAETAAAYLNDVKGGHKSFIKVIIGAGIAIGSMYAIGSLLVNVFVAREDLTYAGGMVEIFTGMAQFFNISESLVGRFVGIVLFVAMFGSMMMWTAAPVKIHFSEIPKGVYGEKTTELNEHGVPVRAAWWQFAFVFVMLVVNGFGSESVQDMMNTAINLTAGTAMLPPIFIMVAYFVFRLKHDDTPRDFRMGTRTQGMAVVSVLITIFVVSMTASAFPTGVDLVQAFFINVFMTAVFSGIAWWWISRFEKKQAGKEAKLETAKQS
- a CDS encoding amino acid permease, with amino-acid sequence MSDNKRSTIGKFALLSMTFAAVYSFNNIINNNIEIGLSSAPMFFLATIFYFVPFCLIVAEFVSLNKDSEAGVYSWVKSSLGGRWAFISAYTYWFVNLFFFTSLLPRIIAYASYAFLGFEYIFTPMTTAILSTILFAVATHISNNGAKLLGPITSLTSSLMLLLTMSYILLSGGALIGGIEPADPITIEAMTPSFNWAFLGVITWIFMAAGGAESVAVYVNDIKGGHKSFVKVIIIAGIFIGALYSVGSILANVFVSREELKFTGGSVQVFEGLALYFGLPEILMNRFVGIVSFTAMLGSLLMWTATPVKIFFSEIPKGIFGEKTVALNKQGVPERAAWVQFFIVIPLMFIPTLASDTVQDLMSTIINMTAAASMLPPLFIMIAYLHLRLKLDHLPRDFRMGSRPVGIAAVSILISIFTVGFFASTFPTGADIMTIIFYNVGGIVIFLGYAWWKYGQYEKSLSVEEKKLEARPEPANA